The window AAGAGTTTTATTTAAAACTTAAAGAGGTAACGCAATTTTGTAGAAAAATTATTAATATATTTAATTAACATATTTTTCTGTGTTATCAAAATCCTTTGCATTATTTGAAGGGATACAATGTTCTTAAAAATATACTATTAAATTATTAGTTAAGTAAATTACTAGGTAAATTATTGTTTGATGTTCAGTGGATAAGAAAATAATATGGCGAGATTTAAATGGATAAGTTATCCCTACTATTTATTTATTATTTTGACCATTTTAGGAATTTAATTACATTTTTATGTAATTAAAAATTTTCAGGAATACGAAACTAATGACAGTAAAACCTGTTCTTGATTATAAAAGGAACAGGTTTTTTAAAAAGCAGAGTTATAATCACTTTGAATAGTGTGCATATTTGTTTAAGATTAGAATTCTACTACAATTTTTTTATTATAACTAATAAATTAATATTTACTTTATGTTTTATTTCGATCGAATTGTTATCAATTATGGATATGATTAAATTTTCGATATTTCCAGAGTCGGATACAGTTAATACAAAAGGTTCAAGTGTACTTAAATTATGATTAACTATTGTAGAGTACATATCACCATTTAACTGCAATGCTACGTTGGTTTTGTATGTGGTACTAATATCATAATCAACATAAGTTTCAGGATCTTTAGATGGGAGAATGGTGTTAGTAAACACATTATCTACAGATATAAATTTAATCATAGGACTGACACTATCATAATAAACAAGACTTAATGGAGAAGTACCAGTATATTTAAAGTTACATTCTTTTATAAAGAATGTAACTACATCATTTACATGTTTGTCGTGATCAATTAGATAAGAGAAATTCGGATTAAAAATCTCAATATTACATTTGTTTAATTTAATCATGGCACTTGGTTGGTTTGAGTCTGTTGCAAATAGATTTCCCACTGTGTTTGCTACTAGATGACAATTCTCTAATATTGTTGTTGCAGATGACCCTGCAGTGTTTATATTTCCAACTTTAATAATTGAGTCTATAAATATCGAATTAGTAATATTTACTTCTCTATCTTTTGTACCATAAATATGATTTATTAAAATACTATTATTAAACTCACAATTTTCTATTGAAACCTTTTCACTCTTGGCTGCTCCATTACGAGTTTGAATATTAACTTTTATATTATTAAAAATAGAATCCCTAAGTTGATACCCTCTAAATATCAATTCTCTAACTGATGTTGAATCAAAAAAACAAGTATCCATGTTATTTACATTTAAAATCGGAGTACTGGATATGTTCTCGAATTTGAATCGGTTATTTCTGAATATATTATTTTCGTTGCTATTTCCTGAATTGATATATATTATGTCTACAAAGTTATTGTTTGAAACATTTATCGTATAAGAGTTATTGGTATTTAGATAAGATAAATTGCCTCCATTTATACTGTTCTCACTAATATTCACATATGCATTGTTGAAGTTAGAAGTCATAAATCCAAGTGGATATGAACAGTTATATATTATGTTCCCCCTAATGTTTGCGTAAAGTAAGCTATATAGGTTTATCCCAATGGACTCTATATTATAAATGTGATTATTTTCTATTTGAATGGAGTAACATCCAACTAATATTCCATGATTACTGCCATAGATAAAGTTATTTCTAATAACACAATTATCTCCATATGAATCTTCTTGGTTTATAGCATACCTAGTCGAATAAGGAAATACAGGTTTTCCATCTAGGAAACTATTATTACCCTTTCCATTGTCCCTTACAACATTATGTTGAACAATATTATAACTTCCTCCAAGTGTAATGCCACCTCTGTGACCATTAAATACTTCATTATATTCTACTAAATTGTGGTGGGGAATTAATCCGAATTTTAATGTGATTTGTAAATTTTTAGATGAATTTGTTTCTTTTGAAAAAAGCATTCTGATTTTCGTAGTACCCAGAGGGATCGAAATACCTGTATATATTTTCCTTTTTTTGACAACACCAATAAAACTGTTATCGGCCCTATAAAAGAAAACATCTACTTCTTTTGAATTTAATGCTGTCAATCTAGTATAACCAAATCCTGCAATCTCGAAAGAGGAAAATTCAGCACCAGTTGGTATATTAATGAAATCTGTTACTAATGAATTGGTTGAAGGACTTACTTGACCTGTCATGTAGTCTAGAGCATTTAATGAAGCATTTAATACGGCTATCTCTCGAATAGCTGAACTTGAAAAAGTAATATTATCTCCCATATAGTCTCTAACAATACAATTTTTAATGGAGGAATATCTTGTGCTTTTTTGAAATACAACACCATAAGTATGCTCCATTTTTGCCTCTCCAGGATTTTGAAAACTTCGGTCATCTCTGCATCCTATGATTGTTCCGCCAACTAGGTGGGTGTTAGTAACGTTATCAAAAACAATGCTATTACCTTTAAAATTATAAAAATCTGTAGTTGTTCTGTTATCAAATGGAGATTTATGATCAGAGTCATAAATTACTTTAAGTGTGGAACCGTTTAAATCAAAGGTTACATTACTAACCATTTTTATCTCTCTTGGGTAACAAATTGCATACTTTCCTCTCGGTAAAACAATTGTAGTAAAACCATTGGCAGAAGCATATTGGATCGCATTATTTATCCCTTGGATGTTTGCATCAGCATTTGTATAATCTGCATTAGTGTAAGGTTTAGAAGGTATTCCTTGCTTGATGTTCCACCGATCAAGCTCAATATGATACAAGTTAACCACTCCCTATATTAGTTTATTAAATATTATATGGCTTGTTTCATTTGGCTGATTGGACGGGTTTTGTACATTTAAAAAAATGTACATTT of the Bacillus sp. 1NLA3E genome contains:
- a CDS encoding right-handed parallel beta-helix repeat-containing protein encodes the protein MYHIELDRWNIKQGIPSKPYTNADYTNADANIQGINNAIQYASANGFTTIVLPRGKYAICYPREIKMVSNVTFDLNGSTLKVIYDSDHKSPFDNRTTTDFYNFKGNSIVFDNVTNTHLVGGTIIGCRDDRSFQNPGEAKMEHTYGVVFQKSTRYSSIKNCIVRDYMGDNITFSSSAIREIAVLNASLNALDYMTGQVSPSTNSLVTDFINIPTGAEFSSFEIAGFGYTRLTALNSKEVDVFFYRADNSFIGVVKKRKIYTGISIPLGTTKIRMLFSKETNSSKNLQITLKFGLIPHHNLVEYNEVFNGHRGGITLGGSYNIVQHNVVRDNGKGNNSFLDGKPVFPYSTRYAINQEDSYGDNCVIRNNFIYGSNHGILVGCYSIQIENNHIYNIESIGINLYSLLYANIRGNIIYNCSYPLGFMTSNFNNAYVNISENSINGGNLSYLNTNNSYTINVSNNNFVDIIYINSGNSNENNIFRNNRFKFENISSTPILNVNNMDTCFFDSTSVRELIFRGYQLRDSIFNNIKVNIQTRNGAAKSEKVSIENCEFNNSILINHIYGTKDREVNITNSIFIDSIIKVGNINTAGSSATTILENCHLVANTVGNLFATDSNQPSAMIKLNKCNIEIFNPNFSYLIDHDKHVNDVVTFFIKECNFKYTGTSPLSLVYYDSVSPMIKFISVDNVFTNTILPSKDPETYVDYDISTTYKTNVALQLNGDMYSTIVNHNLSTLEPFVLTVSDSGNIENLIISIIDNNSIEIKHKVNINLLVIIKKL